A window of Pectinophora gossypiella chromosome 12, ilPecGoss1.1, whole genome shotgun sequence contains these coding sequences:
- the LOC126371447 gene encoding WD repeat-containing protein 6 isoform X2, with protein sequence MSLFTRTDVTAVKLYQNYIFSGVGSFVNVYDKVSAKLLMRIEVLTIGTSESGIELDRVVDPIICDDWLHSAVWIDHDTVALLTAHNVVQKWSISNKVELSSHHSKDNSILYSGLLLPVQDDLVVFAGTVFSVVIIYRCGSSTPLHHLEGHRGVIFSISCDPQKEIIVTTSDDRSVRIWGIHNKLGYPKNTLDYWDNVTIEHRNKVYGHTARVMRNFITEKLIISVGEDSAICYWDVEGTLLRKVDCHQNATIWSLDADERHVVTAGGDSGIILHPLTAASDCSQKESLNIIENPKMVIFTAKRHIIVINESNKLVYYNVAEKIKSVEELNHESTYKMVAMSSCRELIAICDMTGKVNIFSESNTGTCLQSVVDTNVQLGRLRSLHWVGNTHLVFCNDDGVISVFKMKDQLLSSYGTFTLPSSKEKWLTACAIDFKEDILLCSDRCGNLHIFKRQESKPIKTWNKATCRYGATSIIVKEDVILTTGRDGHVNIFQINSKDLTQSGYLSSKEIQFQWVEKFLDSEHNLLCGFQERTFVVLNLKTDTKIVEFECGGGHRSWDAVHYWTEVSGKKEEYIRMIYIKQSTINSATFELSKILSKNIVNGSQSKAINCLKTYKTHLDSSMTYYISGGEDTTVRLSGVNKEMAFEDLVTYRQLSNIRTLKTYQVDKNRLLAISAGGRAQICINEFKFEKCHDRIKVSSQELVNYMIKGSELERKRNKSNSENDFDPETRVMDLDIIMLHDSFIIFAGCSDAYLRAFKCTKNNTISFKEFKVEQTPKTCILKVQNINVLNKDLLVTCTTIGEVVFWHVFDLATVRLEVILSLRPHQCGINCIAYKTFLDKILIATGSDDNSIHLNLLQMTTNPSKQRDISLKVVHSWSTDKFHSSQITGLVLLDSVMVSTSIDQRITVFHWEATDDEVKCEFVSQVYSDVADIHGLDIVEAASDSVTVCVFGKGMEVIRLSTETVKDIHT encoded by the exons GTGTTGGCAGTTTCGTCAATGTTTACGATAAGGTGTCTGCGAAGTTATTAATGAGAATTGAAG tattgaCTATAGGAACCTCAGAATCGGGTATTGAACTGGATAGAGTTGTAGACCCGATAATATGTGACGACTGGCTTCATTCTGCAGTTTGGATTGATCATGACACAGTCGCTCTACTTACTGCACATAACGTTGTTCAA AAATGGAGCATATCCAATAAAGTCGAGTTGTCCAGCCATCATAGTAAAGACAACTCCATCCTCTACAGTGGCCTGCTGTTGCCGGTGCAGGATGACCTGGTGGTGTTTGCCGGGACCGTGTTCTCCGTCGTCATTATATACCGTTGCGGTAGCAGTACACCGTTACACCATTTAGAAGGACACCGG GGTGTCATATTCTCAATATCTTGCGATCCACAAAAAGAAATCATTGTGACGACATCAGACGACAGATCAGTTCGCATTTGGGGAATCCATAACAAACTTGGATATCCGAAGAACACCCTAGATTATTGGGACAACGTTACTATTGAACACAGGAATAAAGTATATGGACACACAGCCAGAGTTATGAGGAACTTTATAACCGAGAAATTAATTATATCCGTTGGTGAAGACTCGGCTATATGTTACTGGGATGTCGAAGGTACATTGTTGCGGAAGGTAGACTGCCATCAGAATGCGACGATCTGGTCTCTTGACGCCGACGAGCGGCATGTAGTTACTGCTGGAGGCGACAGCGGTATCATCCTCCACCCACTCACAGCAGCATCTGACTGCAGTCAAAAAGAATCTCTCAACATTATAGAAAATCCTAAAATGGTCATCTTTACTGCTAAAAGACATATAATAGTGATAAATGAAAGCAATAAACTGGTTTATTACAATGTTGCTGAGAAGATTAAATCAGTAGAAGAGTTAAACCATGAATCTACATATAAAATGGTTGCTATGTCATCCTGTAGGGAACTGATTGCCATATGTGACATGACTGGGAAAGTCAATATATTCAGTGAAAGTAACACAGGGACATGTCTTCAAAGTGTTGTAGATACAAATGTTCAGCTTGGGAGGTTACGAAGTCTCCATTGGGTTGGTAACACTCATTTAGTCTTCTGTAATGATGACGGTGTTATATCTGTCTTTAAAATGAAAGATCAACTACTTAGTTCATATGGCACCTTTACACTACCAAGTAGTAAAGAAAAATGGCTGACTGCCTGCGCTATAGACTTTAAAGAAGACATATTACTATGCAGTGATAGATGTGGTAATCTACACATATTTAAGAGACAAGAATCTAAACCAATTAAGACATGGAACAAAGCCACATGCCGATACGGAGCTACTTCTATTATAGTTAAAGAAGATGTTATTTTAACAACAGGCAGAGATGGGCATGTTaatattttccaaataaactCTAAAGACTTGACCCAAAGCGGTTATTTATCGTCTAAAGAAATACAATTTCAGTGGGTAGAGAAATTCTTGGACAGTGAACATAACTTGTTATGCGGGTTTCAAGAAAGGACGTTTGTTGTTTTAAATCTGAAAACTGATACGAAAATTGTAGAGTTTGAATGTGGAGGAGGACACCGGTCATGGGATGCCGTACACTACTGGACAGAGGTCAGtggaaaaaaagaagaatatataAGAATGATCTACATAAAGCAGTCTACCATAAACTCCGCTACATTTGAACTTAGTAAAATTCTATCCAAGAATATTGTAAACGGATCACAGTCTAAAGCTATCAACTGTTTGAAGACCTATAAAACTCACTTAGATAGTTCAATGACGTATTATATTTCTGGTGGAGAAGATACTACCGTTCGCTTGTCTGGTGTCAATAAAGAAATGGCTTTTGAAGATTTGGTGACTTACAGGCAATTGTCGAATATAAGGACTCTGAAAACGTATCAGGTGGATAAGAATCGTCTTCTAGCCATATCAGCAGGCGGGAGAGCACAAATCTGCATAAACGAATTCAAATTTGAAAAATGTCACGATCGTATTAAAGTATCATCGCAAGAATTAGTGAATTATATGATAAAGGGCTCGGAATTGGAACGGAAGAGGAATAAATCAAATAGCGAGAATGATTTCGACCCCGAGACCAGAGTCATGGACTTGGACATTATTATGCTGCACGATTCCTTTATTATCTTTGCCGGTTGTTCAGACGCCTACTTACGAGCGTTCAAATGCACTAAAAACAATACGATCAGTTTTAAAGAATTTAAAGTCGAGCAAACACCAAAGACTTGCATTTTAAAAGTGCAAAATATAAACGTTTTAAACAAAGATTTGTTGGTCACATGCACGACAATAGGAGAAGTAGTATTTTGGCATGTTTTTGACCTTGCAACGGTCCGACTGGAAGTCATCCTCTCTTTGAGACCTCACCAATGTGGAATCAATTGTATTGCATATAAAACCTTTTTGGACAAAATTCTCATCGCTACTGGAAGCGACGATAACTCCATACATTTAAACCTTCTGCAAATGACAACAAACCCTTCAAAGCAAAGAGATATATCACTAAAAGTGGTACACAGTTGGTCGACGGATAAGTTTCATAGTTCTCAGATAACAGGGTTAGTTTTACTAGATAGTGTAATGGTATCAACTTCGATCGACCAGAGAATCACTGTGTTTCATTGGGAGGCGACGGATGATGAAGTCAAATGTGAATTCGTGAGCCAAGTCTACAGTGACGTCGCGGATATTCATGGCTTGGACATCGTGGAAGCTGCGAG cgaTTCAGTAACAGTATGTGTCTTCGGGAAGGGCATGGAAGTTATCCGCTTATCAACTGAAACGGTGAaagacatacacacataa
- the LOC126371447 gene encoding WD repeat-containing protein 6 isoform X1, protein MSLFTRTDVTAVKLYQNYIFSGVGSFVNVYDKVSAKLLMRIEGLKSQKIYGFVSSKFGERMLIFGGKQFAVLTIGTSESGIELDRVVDPIICDDWLHSAVWIDHDTVALLTAHNVVQKWSISNKVELSSHHSKDNSILYSGLLLPVQDDLVVFAGTVFSVVIIYRCGSSTPLHHLEGHRGVIFSISCDPQKEIIVTTSDDRSVRIWGIHNKLGYPKNTLDYWDNVTIEHRNKVYGHTARVMRNFITEKLIISVGEDSAICYWDVEGTLLRKVDCHQNATIWSLDADERHVVTAGGDSGIILHPLTAASDCSQKESLNIIENPKMVIFTAKRHIIVINESNKLVYYNVAEKIKSVEELNHESTYKMVAMSSCRELIAICDMTGKVNIFSESNTGTCLQSVVDTNVQLGRLRSLHWVGNTHLVFCNDDGVISVFKMKDQLLSSYGTFTLPSSKEKWLTACAIDFKEDILLCSDRCGNLHIFKRQESKPIKTWNKATCRYGATSIIVKEDVILTTGRDGHVNIFQINSKDLTQSGYLSSKEIQFQWVEKFLDSEHNLLCGFQERTFVVLNLKTDTKIVEFECGGGHRSWDAVHYWTEVSGKKEEYIRMIYIKQSTINSATFELSKILSKNIVNGSQSKAINCLKTYKTHLDSSMTYYISGGEDTTVRLSGVNKEMAFEDLVTYRQLSNIRTLKTYQVDKNRLLAISAGGRAQICINEFKFEKCHDRIKVSSQELVNYMIKGSELERKRNKSNSENDFDPETRVMDLDIIMLHDSFIIFAGCSDAYLRAFKCTKNNTISFKEFKVEQTPKTCILKVQNINVLNKDLLVTCTTIGEVVFWHVFDLATVRLEVILSLRPHQCGINCIAYKTFLDKILIATGSDDNSIHLNLLQMTTNPSKQRDISLKVVHSWSTDKFHSSQITGLVLLDSVMVSTSIDQRITVFHWEATDDEVKCEFVSQVYSDVADIHGLDIVEAASDSVTVCVFGKGMEVIRLSTETVKDIHT, encoded by the exons GTGTTGGCAGTTTCGTCAATGTTTACGATAAGGTGTCTGCGAAGTTATTAATGAGAATTGAAGGTCTTAAGAGCCAGAAAATATATGGTTTTGTGAGTTCCAAATTTGGGGAAAGAATGTTAATTTTTGGTggtaaacaatttgcagtattgaCTATAGGAACCTCAGAATCGGGTATTGAACTGGATAGAGTTGTAGACCCGATAATATGTGACGACTGGCTTCATTCTGCAGTTTGGATTGATCATGACACAGTCGCTCTACTTACTGCACATAACGTTGTTCAA AAATGGAGCATATCCAATAAAGTCGAGTTGTCCAGCCATCATAGTAAAGACAACTCCATCCTCTACAGTGGCCTGCTGTTGCCGGTGCAGGATGACCTGGTGGTGTTTGCCGGGACCGTGTTCTCCGTCGTCATTATATACCGTTGCGGTAGCAGTACACCGTTACACCATTTAGAAGGACACCGG GGTGTCATATTCTCAATATCTTGCGATCCACAAAAAGAAATCATTGTGACGACATCAGACGACAGATCAGTTCGCATTTGGGGAATCCATAACAAACTTGGATATCCGAAGAACACCCTAGATTATTGGGACAACGTTACTATTGAACACAGGAATAAAGTATATGGACACACAGCCAGAGTTATGAGGAACTTTATAACCGAGAAATTAATTATATCCGTTGGTGAAGACTCGGCTATATGTTACTGGGATGTCGAAGGTACATTGTTGCGGAAGGTAGACTGCCATCAGAATGCGACGATCTGGTCTCTTGACGCCGACGAGCGGCATGTAGTTACTGCTGGAGGCGACAGCGGTATCATCCTCCACCCACTCACAGCAGCATCTGACTGCAGTCAAAAAGAATCTCTCAACATTATAGAAAATCCTAAAATGGTCATCTTTACTGCTAAAAGACATATAATAGTGATAAATGAAAGCAATAAACTGGTTTATTACAATGTTGCTGAGAAGATTAAATCAGTAGAAGAGTTAAACCATGAATCTACATATAAAATGGTTGCTATGTCATCCTGTAGGGAACTGATTGCCATATGTGACATGACTGGGAAAGTCAATATATTCAGTGAAAGTAACACAGGGACATGTCTTCAAAGTGTTGTAGATACAAATGTTCAGCTTGGGAGGTTACGAAGTCTCCATTGGGTTGGTAACACTCATTTAGTCTTCTGTAATGATGACGGTGTTATATCTGTCTTTAAAATGAAAGATCAACTACTTAGTTCATATGGCACCTTTACACTACCAAGTAGTAAAGAAAAATGGCTGACTGCCTGCGCTATAGACTTTAAAGAAGACATATTACTATGCAGTGATAGATGTGGTAATCTACACATATTTAAGAGACAAGAATCTAAACCAATTAAGACATGGAACAAAGCCACATGCCGATACGGAGCTACTTCTATTATAGTTAAAGAAGATGTTATTTTAACAACAGGCAGAGATGGGCATGTTaatattttccaaataaactCTAAAGACTTGACCCAAAGCGGTTATTTATCGTCTAAAGAAATACAATTTCAGTGGGTAGAGAAATTCTTGGACAGTGAACATAACTTGTTATGCGGGTTTCAAGAAAGGACGTTTGTTGTTTTAAATCTGAAAACTGATACGAAAATTGTAGAGTTTGAATGTGGAGGAGGACACCGGTCATGGGATGCCGTACACTACTGGACAGAGGTCAGtggaaaaaaagaagaatatataAGAATGATCTACATAAAGCAGTCTACCATAAACTCCGCTACATTTGAACTTAGTAAAATTCTATCCAAGAATATTGTAAACGGATCACAGTCTAAAGCTATCAACTGTTTGAAGACCTATAAAACTCACTTAGATAGTTCAATGACGTATTATATTTCTGGTGGAGAAGATACTACCGTTCGCTTGTCTGGTGTCAATAAAGAAATGGCTTTTGAAGATTTGGTGACTTACAGGCAATTGTCGAATATAAGGACTCTGAAAACGTATCAGGTGGATAAGAATCGTCTTCTAGCCATATCAGCAGGCGGGAGAGCACAAATCTGCATAAACGAATTCAAATTTGAAAAATGTCACGATCGTATTAAAGTATCATCGCAAGAATTAGTGAATTATATGATAAAGGGCTCGGAATTGGAACGGAAGAGGAATAAATCAAATAGCGAGAATGATTTCGACCCCGAGACCAGAGTCATGGACTTGGACATTATTATGCTGCACGATTCCTTTATTATCTTTGCCGGTTGTTCAGACGCCTACTTACGAGCGTTCAAATGCACTAAAAACAATACGATCAGTTTTAAAGAATTTAAAGTCGAGCAAACACCAAAGACTTGCATTTTAAAAGTGCAAAATATAAACGTTTTAAACAAAGATTTGTTGGTCACATGCACGACAATAGGAGAAGTAGTATTTTGGCATGTTTTTGACCTTGCAACGGTCCGACTGGAAGTCATCCTCTCTTTGAGACCTCACCAATGTGGAATCAATTGTATTGCATATAAAACCTTTTTGGACAAAATTCTCATCGCTACTGGAAGCGACGATAACTCCATACATTTAAACCTTCTGCAAATGACAACAAACCCTTCAAAGCAAAGAGATATATCACTAAAAGTGGTACACAGTTGGTCGACGGATAAGTTTCATAGTTCTCAGATAACAGGGTTAGTTTTACTAGATAGTGTAATGGTATCAACTTCGATCGACCAGAGAATCACTGTGTTTCATTGGGAGGCGACGGATGATGAAGTCAAATGTGAATTCGTGAGCCAAGTCTACAGTGACGTCGCGGATATTCATGGCTTGGACATCGTGGAAGCTGCGAG cgaTTCAGTAACAGTATGTGTCTTCGGGAAGGGCATGGAAGTTATCCGCTTATCAACTGAAACGGTGAaagacatacacacataa